The genome window ATGCGGCAGTCCGACCCCCTGACCCTGGCGGCGGCCGAGCTGGTGCAGCTGGGCGAGTCCCGCAACCTGTCCTGCTTCGTATCGGTGCTCGGCAACTGCGGTCCGACCATCGTGCGCTGGAGCGAACCGACGCAGCCGGTCGCCGTGAACGTAAGGATCGGCTCGGTGATGCCGGTATTGTGGTCGGCCACCGGCCGCGCATTCGGCGCCTTCTCGCGTTCGACCGCGCAACTCGAGGCGCTGATCGCGCACGAACTGGAAATCGCCACGCCCCGGCAGCGCGCACTGCTGGCCGATCGCCGCGCAGCGGATCACTTGTTCGAGGAAATCCGCGCGCGGGGCTGCGCGCCGGTCAGCGACCTGTACCTGAACGGCATCAGCGCGGTCGCCGCCCCGGTGCGCAACGCCGATGGCGCGGTGCCCGTGGTGATCACCGCGCTGGGGCCATCCGGCGCGTTCGACCCCTCCCCCGGCGGCGAAATCGCTGGAGCGGTACGACAGGCAGCGGCCGCGGTCAGCAAGCGGCTCGGTCATGGGGGGGTGGTGATTCTCCCGATTTAATTTTACGCATTGCGTATAATAATTACGCAAATGGACCCCTCCCCTCGGGATCCGGCAACAGGAGACACGCCATGTCCGCACCCCCGCCCCGGGCCGGAGGCTGCCCGATCCATCACGACGCCGCGTCCGCCGGCGTCGGCCCCACCGGCTGCCCCGTCAGCGCGCGCGCCGCCGGTTTCGACCCGTTCGAAGACGGCTACCAGCAGGATCCGCCCGAGTACGTGCGCTGGGCGCGCGAACAGGAACCCATTTTCTACAGCCCCCGGCTGGGCTACTGGGTGGTCACGCGCTACGAGGCCATCAAGGCCATCTTCCGCGACAACATCACCTTCAGCCCCTCGATCGCGCTGGAGAAGATCACCCCCACCGGCCCCGAGGCCAACGCGGTGCTCGAACAGTACGGCTACGCGATGAACCGCACCCTGGTCAACGAGGACGAGCCGGCGCACATGCCGCGCCGGCGCGTCCTGATGGAGCCCTTCACGCCCGAACACCTCAAGCACCACGAACCCATGGTGCGGCGGCTGGCGCGCGAATACGTGGACCGCTTCGTCGATGACGGCCGCGCCGACCTGGTCGACCAGATGCTGTGGGAAGTGCCGCTGACCGTGGCGCTGCATTTCCTGGGCGTGCCCGAGGAAGACATGGACACGCTGCGGCGCTATTCCATCGCCCACACCGTCAACACCTGGGGCCGTCCCGAACCCGAGGAACAGGTGGCGGTGGCCCATGCCGTCGGCAACTTCTGGCAATACGCCGGCAAGGTGCTGGAAAAGATGCGCCAGGCCCCGGACCAGCCCGGCTGGATGCGCTACGGCATCCGCAAGCAGCAGGAGCACCCGGAGGTGGTGACCGACTCCTACCTGCATTCGATGATGATGGCCGGCATCGTCGCCGCCCACGAGACCACCGCCAACGCCACGGCCAATGCGATCAAGCTGCTGTTGCAGCATCCCGACGCCTGGCGCGAAATCTGCGAGGACCCGGGCCTGATCCCCAGCGCGGTCGAGGAATGCCTGCGCCACAACGGCTCGGTGGCGGCATGGCGCCGCCTGGTGACCCGCGACACGCGCATCGAGGGCGTGGATATCCCCGCCGGATCGAAGCTGCTGATCGTGACCTCGTCGGCCAACCACGACGACCGCCACTTCGCCGACGCCGATTTCTTCGACATCCGCCGCGAGAATGCCAGCGATCACCTGACCTTCGGCTATGGCTCGCACCAATGCATGGGCAAGAACCTGGCCCGCATGGAAATGCAGATTTTCCTGCAGGAGCTGACGCGCCGCCTGCCTCACATGCGCCTGGCCGACCAGCGTTTCAGCTACGTGCCCAATACCTCGTTCCGCGGGCCGGAGCACCTGTGGGTGGAGTGGGACCCGGCACGGAACCCCGAGCGCCAGGATGCCACGCTGCTGCAAATCCAGCCGCCGGTGCGCATAGGCGAACCCTCGCGCCACGCCATCGCGCGCAGCGTGGTGGTGGAAAGCGCCACCCCGGTGGCCGACGGCATCGTCAAGCTGCGCCTGGTGTCGCCCGACGGCCGCGCGCTGCCGCGCTGGGCCCCCGGCTCGCACATCGACGTCGAGTGCGGCGAACCCGAACGCTCGCGCCAATACTCGCTGTGCGGAGACCCCGCCGACGCGGGCGCTCTGGAGATCGCTGTCCTGCATGAACCCGAGGGGCGCGGCGGATCATCCTGGATACACGGCCGCGTGCGCGTGGGCGACAAGCTGCGCATACGCGGCCCGCGCAACCACTTCCGCCTGGACGAGACGGCGGAGAAACTGATACTGGTCGCCGGCGGCATCGGCATCACGCCCATCGCCGCCATGGCCCGCCGCGCCCGCGAACTGGGCATGGACTACGAGCTGCACTACAGCGGCCGCAGTCGCGCCGGCATGGCCTTCCTGGACGAACTGGCCACCCTGCATGGCGAGCGCCTGCACGTGTACGTCTCGGAAGAAGGCCAGCGCAACGACCTGGCCGCGCTGCTGGGCCAGCCCCGGGAAGGCTGGAAGATCTGCGCCTGCGGCCCCAAGCGCATGCTCCAAGCCCTGGAAGCGCACTGCGCGGCCTGGCCGGACGATGCGCTGCGCATCGAGCACTTCGAGTCCAATCTCGCCCAGCTCGACCCGGCCAGGGAACACGCCTTCGAGGTGGAACTGAAGGATTCCGGCATCACCGTGACGGTCCCGGCGGATCGCACCGTGCTGGCCTCGCTGCGCGCCGCCAACATCGACGTGCCCAGCGACTGCGAGGAAGGCCTGTGCGGTTCGTGCGAGGTGCGCGTGCTGGCCGGCCAGGTCGACCATCGCGACATGGTGCTGACCAAGGCCGAGCGCGAGGCGAACGACCGGATGATGACCTGCTGTTCGCGGGCGTGCGCCGGGAAACTGGTGCTGGAGCTGTAGCGCGCCTGCCGGGCGGGATGCGGTACCATCGGCCCACCCAGTCCCGCTCCGTCCCGCACCGTGTTCCACGTCATCCTCGTCCACCCCGAAATACCGCCCAACACCGGCAACGCCATCCGGCTCGCCGCCAATACCGGCGTGCAACTGCACCTGGTGCGCCCGCTGGGCTTCGAGCTCGAGGACGCCAAGCTGCGGCGCGCGGGGCTGGACTATCACGAATGGGCCTCGGTCCAGGTGCATGACGATTTCGCCGCCGCCATCGCCGCCACCGGCGCGGCGGCGGACCGCGTGTTCGCCTTCACGACGCGTGGGTCCCGGCTGTTCGGCGCGGTCCGTTTCCAGCCCGGCGACGCCTTCGTGTTCGGCAGCGAAACGGCCGGCCTGCCCGCCGCCATCCGCGACGGCTTTCCCGAGGAACAGCGGCTGCGCCTGCCGATGCGGCCGGGCCAGCGCAGCCTGAACCTGTCCAACTCCGTGGCGGTAACGGTGTTCGAGGCCTGGCGGCAATCCGGCTACGAAGGCGGCCTGTAAGATACGAAAAAAGGAGGAACGCGATGCCCATACTGACCACCCACGTCGGCAGTCTTCCCCGCGGTGACGAGCTGGCGCAGCTGCTGCTCGCGCGCGACCATGGCCAGGAGGTCGACCCCGATCAATTCGAGCGGACCGTGCAGGCGGCCATCGACGGCGCGGTGCAGAAGCAGGTCCGGGCCGGCGTCGACATCATGAGCGACGGCGAACTCGGCAAGGTCGGCTACGCCACCTACATCACCGAACGGCTGGAAGGCTTCGGCGGCCACATCGACCGGCAGCCCGCCAAGGATCTGGCCGACTTCCCCGACCTGCGCAAGAAGCTGGCCGCGATCATGGGGTCCCAGGAATTCGTGCGCGCCGCCTGCGTCGGCCCGGTCAAGCTGCGCACCATGGAGCCCTGCCATGCCGACATCCGCCGCTTCAAGTCCGCGGTCGAGCGGCACGGCCAGGGCCGCCGGGCCTTCATGAACGCCGCCTCGCCGGGGCTGGTGACCGCGTTCCAGCCCAACAAGCACTACCCGACGCACGAGGCCTACCTGGCGGACCTGGTCGAGGCCATGCGTCCTGAATACGAGGCCATCGTGGCGGCGGGCTTCGACCTGCAACTGGACTGCCCGGACCTGGCCATGGCCGCGCACACCGGCTACCAGAACCTGAGCGAAGCCGAATTCGTGCAGCGGGCGTGGCAGAACGTCGAGGCGCTGAACGCGGCCACGAGCAACATCCTGCCCGAGAAGCTGCGCATGCACATCTGCTGGGGCAACTACGAAGGTCCGCACCACTGCGACATCGCGCTGGAAAAAATCATCGACCTGATCCTGGCCGCCCGGCCGGCCACCGTGCTGTTCGAAGCGGCCAATCCGCGCCACGAACACGAATGGGAGATCTGGCGCGCGGCCAGGCCCGAGAACAAGATCCTGGCACCCGGGCTGATCGACAGCTGCTCGAACTACGTCGAGCATCCGGAACTGATCCGCCAGCGGCTGGAGCGCTACGTCTCGTTCATGGGCGAAGACCGGGTGGTGGCAAGCACCGACTGCGGCTTCGGCACCTTCGCGAACTACGGCAAGATCGATCCGGCCGTGACCTGGATGAAGCTGTCGGCGCTGCGCGACGGCGCCGACCGGGCCAGCGCGGCCCGATAGGCGGACACGGAGGCGGCGGCCCGCGCCCGCGGGCCGCCGCCTACCACTCCACCGCCACGTACTTCGTCTCCATGTATTCCTGCATGCCTTCCCAGCTGCCTTCCCGGCCCAGGCCGCTCTGCTTGACGCCGCCGAACGGCGCCGCCGGGTCCGAGACCAGCCCCCGGTTCAGCGCCACCATGCCGAACTCCAGCCGCTCGGCCAGCTTCAGGCCCTTGGCCAGATCGCGCGTATAGAGGTACGCGGCCAGGCCGTATTCCGTGCCGTTGGCCAGTTCCACCATCTCGTCCTCGGACGCCACGCGCACGATGGGCGCGACGGGGCCGAAGATCTCCTCGCTCAGCACGCGGCTGTCGGCAGGGACATCACCCAGGACGGTGGGCGGATAGAAATAGCCGGGACCGGACAGCCTTTCCCCGCCGCACAGCACTTTCGCCCCGCGCGAGACGGCGTCCTCGACCAGTTCCTCGACCTTGTCGCGGGTCGCGGCGTCGATCAGGCTGCCGACCTGGTTGGCCTCGTCCAGGCCGTGGCCGATCTTCTGGGCGCGCATCCGTTCTGCGAAAGCGCGGACGAAGGCGTCGTAGACGCCCGCCCCGACGTAGAAGCGGTTGGCCGCCGTGCAGGCCTCGCCCATGTTGCGCATCTTGGCGATCATCGCGCCGTCGACCGCGGCTTGCACGTCGGCGTCGTCCAGCACCAGGAACGGCGCGTTGCCGCCCAGCTCCATCGGCGTCTTCAAGACCTGGTCGGCGGCGGCCTTCAGCAGGATGCGCCCCACCTCGGTCGAGCCGGTGAAGGACACCAGCCGCACGCGCGGATCGTGCAGCCAAAGATCCACCAGCGGACCCGAGCGCGACGTCGGCACGATGTTGACCACGCCGTCCGGCACGCCCGCCTCGGCCAGGATGTCGGCCAGCGCCAGCATGCTGAGCGGCGTCAGCGAGGCCGGCTTGACCAGCACCGTGCAGCCGGCCGCCAGCGCGGGCGCGATCTTGCGCGCCCCCATGGCCGAGGGAAAATTCCAGGGCGTGACCAGCGCCACGACGCCTATGGGCTGGTGCTGGACCAGGATCCGGTAGCCGCCGGCCGGCGCGTGGCTGACCGATCCCAGGTTGCGGCAGGCCTCTTCCGAATACCAGCGGAAGAACTCCGCGGCGTAGCGGGTCTCGGCCCGGCTGTCGGCCAGCGGCTTGCCGTTCTCCAGCGTGATGATGCGCGCCAGCTCCTCCAGCCGTTCCAGCATCAGCAGGTGGACCTTGCGCAGCACCTCGGCCCGGGTGCGGGGCGGCGTGTCGCGCCACGCGGGCAGGGCCGCCGCCGCCGCGTCGACGGCCGCGCGCGCGTCGTCCAGGCCGGCATCGGCCACCTGGGCGACCCGCTCGCCCGTGGCCGGGTCCGAGACCGTGAACGAACGCGGCTGGGCCGGCTTGGCCCAGTTGCCGTCTATGTAGAGATCGGTGGGCAGATTGGCGATGGATAGCATGGGGGTCTCGCGCATGGGCTCAGGCCGCGGTATCCATGGGATGCCGGCCGACGAAGAAATCGCCGTTGGGCGAGTCGGTGGGCGTCAGGCCCGACTTGACCAGCGCCTGCCGCAGGCTGTTCATGGTGTTCTCGTTGATGCGCATGGTCGGCTGGCGCACCGGGCCGCCGTTGAAGCCGTTGAGCCAGCCCTCGAACTTCCACAGCATGCGGTTCAGGAACTGGGTCTGCGAGGAATACGAGTTGGCCGCGGCGCGGGCCTTGCGCGCCGGCGTCAACTGCCAGTAGAGCCGGGTGGCCTCGTCGTACTTCTTCTCCTGGATCAGGTTGAAGATGCGCGGGATCATGCCGCCGTAGTATTCGGTGTCGCTGGTGCCGATGAACTGGATGGGCACGAGCTGGGCCAGCGCCAGGGCGTACTGTTCGAGCGGCATGGTCACGACCACGTCCTTGCTGAACAGGCGATAGGCCTCCACCCAGCCCATGATACTGGGCATGCCGCCCTCGGCCTTCAGCGCGGCGATGTTCGGGCAGTCGTCCAGCAGGCGCCGGATCAGCGGCGCCTCGAGGTCGGACGGGTGCACGCGCTCGAAGCCCCAGTGCGGCACCTGGAACAGCATCACGCCCAGGTCCGTCGCGTCGCAGAAGGCCTTGGTGTAGTCGTAGATGTCCTGCGACGTGCGGGCGTAGAAGTTGGCCGGGTACGACAGCAGGATGAGTTCGGCACCGTTGCGCTCGGCAATCTTCGCCGCCTCGATGTTCTCTTCCAGCGTGTTGAAACTGGCGTGGTGAATGAGTTTCAGCCGCCCGCGCGATTCGTCGTTCGCCCAGGCGAAGAACTGCTCGTACTCGGGCAGCGTGATGGCCACTTCCGAGACCATCAGCGTGCCGGAGAAGCCCAGCTCGATCTCGTGGCGAATGTCGTGGCGGATGCCCTGCTCGTTCAGGCCCTTGAGGTCGGCGGTGAACGAGGGGATCACGACGTTGGCGACGCCGCGCAGGTGTTCGTGCGCCCAGTCGCGGGCTTCGTGTCGTTTGTAGGAGGCCATGTTCCAGTTCCTGGTCGAAGAAATCTATTGTTTGTAGGTAAAGGCAATGGGCAGCTCGACGGCCAGCCCCGCGTCGGTGGCCAGGTCGAAGACGAGCTCGGCCGCGACGATGTCCTGCAAGGCCGAGCCCACCGACTTGAACATCGGCAGCCGGGCGCCGGCCGCGATCTCGCCGCGCACCAGCTGGTTGAGCGAGCGCAGCCTGGGCGCGAAATCGATACCGCGCGCCCGCGCCTCCAGCATGTCGCCGGACTCGGCGCTGACCTCGTCGGGCATGTCGCAGACGATGAGATCGCAGCGCTCCACCACCGAGGCGTCGATCTCGCGCTGTTGCGGCAGCGTGGAGCCGACCGACACCAGCACCATGCCGTCGCGCAGCGCGTCGGCATGCAGGATGGGGGTCTCGTCGCGCGACCGGGCGGCGGCGATGCCGATGTCGGCCCCTTCCATGGCCTGCGCGGCGGTCGCGGCCGGCCGGCAGGGCACGCCCAGCATCGCCTCGAAATCACGCGCGAACTGCTCGCGGTTGGCCGGCGTCGGACTGTAGATCCGCAAGCTCTCGACCTGCCGCAGCGAGGCGATGGCCTGGACGTGGGCGCGCGCCTCGGCGCCGCTGCCCAGCACGCCCAGCCGCACCGGCCGCCGGGGCGCCAGGCAGTCGACCGCCAGCGCCGAGGTGGCCGCGGTGCGGTAGGCGGTGATCTTGTTGGCATCGAGCAGCGCGCGGATCTCGCCCGTGTCCTGGTCCGCCAGCGAGATCAGGTAGTTCATGCCGCGATTGCGGCCGCGGCCGAACACCTTGGCGCCCATGAAGCGCTTGCCGGGCGGCACGCTGGCCAGGGCGCGCAGCGACGCGCCGTCGCCCCGGGCGAAGGTGCGGGGCGGGCTGATGTGCTCGTCGTGGCGCTGGGCATAGGCATCGCGCAGCGCGGCCACCAGCGCGTCCCAGGTCAGCACCCGCTCGACCGCGTCGGTGCCGATGAAGACCGGCGCCGTGCCGCTCATTTGGCCACCTCCCGCGTCTCGGTCGCGGCGATCCGGTGCGTGATGGCCGCGATCGACTTCACGTAGGATGCCCAGAACGTCGCGAACTTGGTTCCGGCGGAATACTTGACCTCGCCGCCCGCGCTGGACACGATCTTCTTGAACTCGGGATCGCGGGCCGCGGCCTCCACCGCCTGCCGGATCTTCCGCTCCACGGCCTCCGGCGTGCCGGAGGAAATGAACAGGGCCGTGCCCGCGACCGAGTCGAAGTCCACGCCGCCGTCCTTCATCCGCGGCAGGCCCGCGGGATCGGCCCAGGGTTCGTCGCCGGCCGTGGCCAGGTACTTCAGCCGTCCGGCCTTGACCTGGGTCAGCGACAGCGACCGCGACAGCAGCGCGAAATCGACCTCGCCGGCCACCAGCGCGGTCACCAGCGGACCACCCCCCTGGTAGGGAATGTGCCGCACCTTGATGTGCGCCGTGTCCGCGAACGCCGCGGTGCGCACGTGCACCTCGCCAAAGAAGCCGGTCGATCCGTAGGTCAGGGCATCGGGCCTGGCCTTGGCTGCCGCGATCAGTTCGGGAAAAGTCTTGTAGGGACTGGCCTCGGGCACCACCATGGCCACCGGCTCGGCGCTCAGCATCGCGACGGGCGTGAGCTGCTCCAGCGTGAACGGCGGTTTCTGCTTGTTGACCACCGCCTGCTCGGGCAGGCTGGCCACGCTCAGCAGCGAGCACAGGATCGAGTAGCCGTCCGCCGGCGCGTTGGCGACCTGGCTCACGCCGATCGCGCCGCCCGCCCCCGGGCGATTGATGACGACCACGGTCTGCTTGAGCGCGCGCTGGAGGGCGGGCTGCAACGCGCGAGCCATGTTGTCCGCCGTGCCGCCCGGCGGGAAGGGAACGATCAGGTTGATCGGCCGGTCGGGATACTCCGCCCGCGCGCCCGGCGCGGCGACCAGCGACAGGGCGGTGAACGCCGCGGCCCACAGCGTGGTTTTCATGATGGTCTGTCTCCATGAGAAGGTGGTCTTGTCGCGCTCTGGCGGCGCCTTGCGGACGGCCCGGCATCCGGGCCGCATGACGGTCATCGCGGCGCGACGAACCGGTTTTCGATCACGCCCAGCCCGTCGATCTCGATGCGGACGACGTCGCCCGCGGCCAGGTAGCGCGGCGGCGTCAGCCCCATGCCGACGCCAGCGGGCGTGCCCGTCGCGATGATGTCCCCGGGGTGCAGCGTGATGCCCCGCGAGCAGGTCTCGATCAGCGTCGGAATGTCGAAGATGAAATCGCGGGTGCCGGCGTCCTGCCTGAGCTCGCCGTTGACCCAGCAGCGCACGCGCGTGTCGGTCCCGTCCAGCGCGTCGGCGGTCACCACCCACGGCCCCATGGGGCAGAAGGTATCGAAGGACTTGCCCAGGTCCCACTGCTGATGCCGCATCTGCACATCGCGGGCGGTCACGTCGTTGACGATGGTGTAGCCATAGACGTGGCCCAGGGCCTCGTCGCGCGAGATGTTCTTGCCGCCCTTGCCGATCACCACGGCCAGTTCGGCCTCGTAGTCGATCTGGGTCGAGACCTCGCCCGGCAGCACGACGTCGTCCGCCGGGCCGACGACGCATTCCGGCACCTTGGTGAACACGATGGGCCACGCGGCCGGGTCGGTGTTGCTGGCCTTGAAGACCGAGCCCGACAGTTCCTTGGCATGGGCGTGGTAGTTCCGGCCGACGCAGAACACGTTGCGGCGGGGAACGGGAATGGGTGCTTCCAGGCGTACGCCGTCGAAGGGCACGGTCCTGCCGCGCAGCGTCCCGATGTCGACGCCTCGCGCGGCCATCTCGACCAGCGGCAGCACGCCCCGGTCCGCCGCGCCGTCGGGCAGGTCGAGCAGCGTGACATGGCGGGCGTCGTCGGAAACCATTCCCACATGGCGTTGGCCGTCGAGCATGAAAGTGGCGAGTCGCATGGCAGTCCTTGCTGGATGGTCGGATTCGCTATCTGGCCCGACCAATTGGTTTAATTTGGTTTTAAATGGTATTGATTTGTCGAACTATAAAGCCATTCTCTCACCAAATATACGGGGTTTTCACCTAGATTCACGGCGAATTTGCGCTTTACAATAAAACCAATTTGAACCAATCAAGGGCCAGCGCAACCATGTACCCGTCTCCCAGCCTCCAGGTCCGCACCGACCCCGTCCAGGCGCTGCGCACGGAACTGCTCGATGGCCTGCGCACCGGCAAGTGGGCGCCCGGCAGCCGGCTGCCGACCGAACGCAGCCTGTGCGCGGACTTCGGCGTCAGCCGGTCGGCCCTGCGCCGCGTGCTGCAGGAGCTACGGGACCAGGGCCTGATCGTGCAGAAGGTGGGAAGTGGAACCTATGTGTCGGACACGCCGTCCGGCACCGCGCCGGACATCGTGGCGGCGGCGGGCAAGCTGCTCACGATTCCCTCGGCCAGCCCGGCCGAAATCATGGAAGCCCGGCTGCTGCTCGAGCCCATGATCGTCGAGCTCATCGTCAGCAACGCGACCCTGGCCGACTTCGAACGGCTCGAGGCCTGCTGCGCCCGGTCCGAGACCGCCGACACGCTGGAGGAATTCGAGCACTGGGACAACGCGCTGCACGAGCACCTGGCGCTGGCCACGCACAACGCGCTGTTCGTGAGCGTGTTCAGGCTGCTGGCGGAGGTGCGCAACAGCGGGGAATGGGGCTTCCTGAAGAAAAAGATCGTGACGCCCGAGCGGCGCAGGGAATACGAGGCGGAACACCGCCGCATCGTGGAAGCCTTGAAGCATCGCGACGCGGACACCGCGCGGCGGGAAATCTTCGAACACATCGTGCACGCGCGGACCAATCTGCTGGGCCGGATCTGACGCTCCGGCCCGGGCGAACGCTCAGGCGCGCGCCGGCCGCCGTACCGACCTGAGCGTCCCGCTCTTGCCGCCGCCGCAGAAGAAGCGGTCGCCGCCATCGGATTCCAGTCCCGAGACCCCCGTGCCGGGCGGCATCTCCAGCCTGGCCAGAACCTCGCCGCTTTGCGCATCGATGCGCCGCAGGTCGCTGGCATCGCCTTCCCAGGTGCCGTGCCAAAGCTCGCCGTCCACCCAGGTCACGCCGGTGACGAAGCGCTCGGAGGTGATCGAGCGCAGGATCTTCCCGGTCTCGGGATCGATCTGGTGGATTTTGCGCGCGCGGTAGTGCCCGACCCACAGGGATCCCTCGGCCCATGCCAGCCCCGAGTCCTCGCCGCCGGCCGGCGACGGGATGGTGGCCAGCACACGGCCGGAGTCCGGGTCGATCTTGCGGATCTGGCCATCGGCGATCTGGTACAGGTGCCGGCCATCGAACGCGGTGCCCGCGTTTGCCGGCGTCTGGATCGAGCGCTGCACCTCGCCGCTGGCCGGATCCATGGCACAGAGCCGGTCGCCGATGGCGAACCAGACGTTCTTGCCGTCATAGGTCACGCCGTGCACGCCGTCGGCCTCGGGGAAAGGACCATATTCACGAAGGATGTGGGCTGTCGATGTCTTCATGGCGTCTGCTCGCTGCAAAAGTTGACGAAGAGGATGTCCATGGAGGCATCCTAGCCCTCCGGCAACGCGGCCGGGAGTAACAAGGTTGTCGCGAACCCCGGCACCGGCGGCATCAGCCAGCGGCGGGCCGGCCCCCGCCCGGTGGCCTGCACCCGGCCCGCCTCGGCCAGCTCATCCAGGGCCCGCTGCACGGTGCGCTGGCTGGCTCCCAGTGCCAGCGACAGCGCCGAGCTCGACCATGATTCGCCGTCCGCCAGCAGGGCCAGCACCGGCGCATGCGGCCCCTCGACCGGCCGCGTCAGCACCGCGACGTCGAGCGCCCGGCGCGGCGCCAGCGCGAAGCCGCGCCGGGTCGCCGCCACGTCGGCCAGCCCCGCCAGCGCCTTGCGCAAGCGACCGATTTCCACGCGCAGCCGCGCGCGATGCGTCTCGTCGGGATGCCGGGTACGGAAAGCACGTTCGATCAACGTCTCGCGCGCCACGTCGGCGGGCCAGGCTTCGCCCAGCGCACGCGCGAGCGCGAACAGCACCGGCCGCCGCGCCAGCGGGACCACCTGTCCCGCCTCGCGCACCGCGTGGCGGCAGGCATCGATCACCAGCGCATCCGAGGCCAGCAGCGTTTCCACCTCGGCCAGCGCAATCAGGCGCTCTTCTCCCCGCCACGCCAGCCGCGCCGCGGGCATGTCCAGCACGGA of Pigmentiphaga sp. H8 contains these proteins:
- a CDS encoding fumarylacetoacetate hydrolase family protein; protein product: MRLATFMLDGQRHVGMVSDDARHVTLLDLPDGAADRGVLPLVEMAARGVDIGTLRGRTVPFDGVRLEAPIPVPRRNVFCVGRNYHAHAKELSGSVFKASNTDPAAWPIVFTKVPECVVGPADDVVLPGEVSTQIDYEAELAVVIGKGGKNISRDEALGHVYGYTIVNDVTARDVQMRHQQWDLGKSFDTFCPMGPWVVTADALDGTDTRVRCWVNGELRQDAGTRDFIFDIPTLIETCSRGITLHPGDIIATGTPAGVGMGLTPPRYLAAGDVVRIEIDGLGVIENRFVAPR
- a CDS encoding FadR/GntR family transcriptional regulator, giving the protein MYPSPSLQVRTDPVQALRTELLDGLRTGKWAPGSRLPTERSLCADFGVSRSALRRVLQELRDQGLIVQKVGSGTYVSDTPSGTAPDIVAAAGKLLTIPSASPAEIMEARLLLEPMIVELIVSNATLADFERLEACCARSETADTLEEFEHWDNALHEHLALATHNALFVSVFRLLAEVRNSGEWGFLKKKIVTPERRREYEAEHRRIVEALKHRDADTARREIFEHIVHARTNLLGRI
- a CDS encoding PQQ-binding-like beta-propeller repeat protein; protein product: MKTSTAHILREYGPFPEADGVHGVTYDGKNVWFAIGDRLCAMDPASGEVQRSIQTPANAGTAFDGRHLYQIADGQIRKIDPDSGRVLATIPSPAGGEDSGLAWAEGSLWVGHYRARKIHQIDPETGKILRSITSERFVTGVTWVDGELWHGTWEGDASDLRRIDAQSGEVLARLEMPPGTGVSGLESDGGDRFFCGGGKSGTLRSVRRPARA
- a CDS encoding helix-turn-helix domain-containing protein, which gives rise to MDALIAEAAQALAAGDPFGALNRVALRDDPPALALRGIAMAQLGEFARARMLVRRAASAFGTRQALARARCIVAEAEIALASRELAWPDKALAAARATLESHGDLANVAHVRQLEIRRCLLIGRLDEAEHLLAGVDARPLTVAAVAIHELLAAGIAMRRLRTAAARAALARAEQAANRAGIPALQAEVRQAASVLDMPAARLAWRGEERLIALAEVETLLASDALVIDACRHAVREAGQVVPLARRPVLFALARALGEAWPADVARETLIERAFRTRHPDETHRARLRVEIGRLRKALAGLADVAATRRGFALAPRRALDVAVLTRPVEGPHAPVLALLADGESWSSSALSLALGASQRTVQRALDELAEAGRVQATGRGPARRWLMPPVPGFATTLLLPAALPEG